The sequence below is a genomic window from Streptomyces sp. V1I1.
GGCTCCGGCAAGGTGCTCCGTGAGCGCGCCGGCAAGCGCCACCTGCTGGAGCACAAGTCGTCCAAGCTGACGCGTCGCCTCACCGGCAACGCCGAGATGGCCCCGGGTGACTCGAAGACCATCAAGAAGCTTCTCGGCAAGTGACGTATGTGTCCCCGGTGACCGGGGGCACGCGCCGAGACCGGGACCAATTCGTTTCCGGGCCGGGGTGAGTCGAACTCTCAATCCCAGCCCCGCTACAAGGAGTTAACAAGTGGCACGCGTCAAGCGGGCAGTCAACGCCCACAAGAAGCGCCGGGCGATTCTCGAGCAGGCCAGCGGCTACCGCGGTCAGCG
It includes:
- the rpmI gene encoding 50S ribosomal protein L35 — protein: MPKNKTHSGAKKRFKITGSGKVLRERAGKRHLLEHKSSKLTRRLTGNAEMAPGDSKTIKKLLGK